In Chryseobacterium oranimense, a single window of DNA contains:
- a CDS encoding GLPGLI family protein: MKKKIIAFFSLLLVIIVNGQTVRYIYDTAVNPDSINLVSLKHERTFLDVKGDKSLFISENKLIKDSLFAAFRAEDKEDHKKRDKDFKSLNIKKDLEHAFFENYITKDIPGQKVYYYDKVAGREIFYQEDRPLKWEITDIKENQNGYPAQKAVTNFGGRVWTAWFTKDINVSDGPYKFSGLPGLIVKLEDENGDYKFDLVKKIKIQNAFEKPNDPNAKQSTRVAFNGDKAALMLEAGKNRRLPDGSAKGGVNFGSGGHGGMRGGGMGKMGGEREMHQGMGNDVGNFPMRDTAPGNSSLRNNESQNPIELK; encoded by the coding sequence ATGAAGAAAAAAATAATTGCCTTTTTTTCGTTGCTTTTAGTAATCATTGTCAACGGACAGACCGTAAGATATATTTATGACACTGCAGTGAATCCCGATTCTATCAATCTGGTGAGCCTTAAGCACGAAAGAACGTTTCTGGATGTGAAAGGAGATAAGTCTTTGTTTATCAGTGAAAATAAACTCATCAAAGATTCTTTATTTGCAGCTTTCAGGGCGGAAGATAAAGAAGATCATAAAAAAAGAGACAAAGATTTTAAAAGCCTGAATATAAAAAAAGACCTTGAACATGCTTTTTTTGAAAACTATATTACTAAGGATATTCCCGGACAAAAAGTGTATTATTATGATAAAGTGGCCGGCAGGGAGATTTTCTATCAGGAAGACAGACCGTTGAAATGGGAAATTACAGATATTAAAGAAAATCAGAACGGTTATCCTGCTCAGAAAGCTGTTACAAATTTTGGCGGAAGAGTCTGGACAGCATGGTTCACGAAAGATATCAATGTTTCCGACGGGCCATATAAATTTTCCGGGCTTCCGGGGCTGATTGTAAAGCTGGAAGATGAAAACGGTGACTATAAGTTTGATCTCGTTAAAAAAATCAAAATTCAGAATGCTTTTGAAAAGCCCAACGATCCTAATGCAAAGCAAAGTACAAGAGTTGCTTTCAATGGAGATAAAGCGGCATTGATGCTCGAAGCAGGTAAAAACAGAAGACTGCCGGATGGAAGTGCAAAAGGCGGAGTGAATTTCGGAAGTGGCGGGCACGGCGGAATGCGAGGCGGCGGTATGGGCAAAATGGGCGGCGAAAGGGAAATGCATCAGGGTATGGGTAATGATGTTGGAAATTTTCCCATGCGTGATACGGCTCCCGGAAATAGTTCTTTAAGAAATAATGAAAGCCAAAATCCAATTGAATTAAAATAA
- a CDS encoding GNAT family N-acetyltransferase codes for MEVTERLILRKTEKEDFERFFEINKDPETNLYNPGGPMSFEKAENTFKRMQEHWNQHHFGAWTIIAKDNESIVGFGGLSYKKYGEDEKLNLGYRFAVEAWGKGYATEFTKKAVDFGFNHLDKEEIFGVVRPDNIASVKVLEKAGMTQIGTLNDVPGQPESLVYRIQKNNLFSK; via the coding sequence ATGGAAGTCACTGAAAGATTAATTTTAAGAAAAACCGAAAAAGAAGATTTCGAAAGATTTTTTGAAATTAATAAAGATCCTGAGACTAATCTGTACAACCCAGGTGGCCCTATGAGCTTTGAAAAAGCTGAAAATACATTCAAAAGAATGCAGGAACACTGGAATCAGCACCATTTCGGAGCATGGACCATTATAGCGAAAGATAATGAAAGCATTGTGGGTTTCGGAGGTCTGAGCTATAAAAAATATGGAGAGGATGAAAAATTAAATCTTGGTTATCGTTTTGCAGTGGAAGCATGGGGAAAAGGATATGCAACAGAATTCACGAAAAAGGCTGTAGATTTTGGATTTAATCATCTTGATAAGGAAGAGATATTCGGAGTTGTCCGCCCGGATAATATAGCTTCTGTTAAAGTTTTGGAAAAGGCAGGTATGACGCAAATCGGAACTCTTAATGACGTACCCGGTCAGCCTGAAAGTTTAGTATATAGAATTCAAAAAAATAATTTGTTTAGCAAATAA
- a CDS encoding rhomboid family intramembrane serine protease, which produces MFKNIISKRAVITPLLMLSAMWLGYFLQTQGFFQSCFGAIIPLLPEGLLGIITSPLLHGNMDHIISNSIPIAVLLFLLYQFYPLVANKVFIIGWLATGLLVWLLPPIDILTGDYMYTCTIGASGVVYVLAFFLFFSGVFKWNTKLLTISMLVVLYYGSLVWGMFPEELFSNLQEPSRISWQAHLSGAVVGSIIAFAFKNVGERKKKYIWEFPNYYSEKDDKLWQEYKENHPEDFLELPYKKRDDIWDHLDELRKR; this is translated from the coding sequence ATGTTTAAAAATATAATTTCCAAAAGAGCTGTTATAACCCCTTTGCTGATGCTTTCCGCAATGTGGTTGGGTTATTTTCTACAAACACAAGGCTTTTTTCAAAGCTGTTTTGGAGCCATTATACCTTTATTGCCCGAAGGCTTACTGGGAATTATTACATCCCCCCTTCTGCATGGAAATATGGATCATATCATAAGCAACTCTATCCCGATAGCTGTGCTTCTGTTTCTTTTATATCAGTTTTACCCCTTGGTAGCCAATAAGGTTTTCATTATCGGCTGGCTGGCTACAGGGCTCCTGGTATGGCTTCTGCCTCCAATAGACATCCTTACCGGAGATTATATGTACACCTGCACTATTGGAGCCAGTGGTGTGGTTTATGTTCTTGCGTTTTTCCTGTTCTTCAGTGGGGTTTTTAAATGGAATACAAAGCTACTGACCATTTCGATGCTTGTCGTTTTATACTATGGCAGCCTGGTTTGGGGTATGTTTCCTGAAGAATTGTTTTCCAATCTTCAGGAACCCAGCAGAATCTCATGGCAGGCTCACCTTTCAGGAGCCGTTGTAGGCAGTATCATTGCTTTTGCTTTTAAAAATGTCGGGGAAAGGAAAAAAAAGTACATCTGGGAATTTCCAAACTATTACAGCGAAAAAGACGATAAACTGTGGCAGGAATACAAAGAAAACCACCCGGAAGACTTTCTGGAGCTGCCTTATAAAAAAAGAGATGACATCTGGGATCATTTGGATGAATTAAGAAAAAGATAA
- a CDS encoding four helix bundle protein produces MTVSFENFPIYKKAITFTVKIFKILDNENLQKEFSLKDQLKRATLSITNNIAEGSEYGSNKQFIRFLWIAKGSCAEVRNMLFVLYSLEKINDEIFNPLNTECMEITKEIYHFIKYLEKSTLDAK; encoded by the coding sequence ATGACTGTCTCATTTGAAAATTTCCCAATTTATAAAAAGGCAATTACATTTACAGTTAAAATTTTTAAAATCCTTGATAATGAAAATTTACAAAAAGAATTTTCACTCAAAGATCAGCTAAAAAGAGCGACTTTATCAATAACTAATAATATTGCTGAGGGCTCAGAATATGGAAGTAACAAACAATTTATCAGATTTCTTTGGATTGCAAAAGGAAGTTGTGCAGAAGTCAGAAATATGCTGTTTGTTTTATACAGTTTAGAGAAAATCAATGATGAAATTTTCAATCCACTTAATACTGAGTGTATGGAAATAACAAAAGAGATTTATCATTTTATAAAATATCTTGAAAAGAGCACTTTAGATGCTAAGTAA
- the sufB gene encoding Fe-S cluster assembly protein SufB has protein sequence MSKYTEDDLRVDLENKKYEFGWETKIDYEDFPIGLNEDIVRAISAKKEEPEWMTEWRLESFRIWLKMTEPTWANIKYEKPDFQAIRYYAAPKAKPELESLDQVDPELLKTFEKLGINIEEQKRLSGVAVDIVIDSVSVKTTFQDTLMEKGIIFCSISEAIKNHPDLVRKYLGKVVPRGDNFYSALNSAVFSDGSFCYIPKGVRCPMELSTYFRINQAGTGQFERTLVIADEGSYVSYLEGCTAPSRDENQLHAAVVELIAMDDAEIKYSTVQNWYPGNEEGKGGVFNFVTKRGLCERNAKISWTQVETGSAVTWKYPSCILKGDNSIGEFYSIAVTNNHQYADTGTKMIHIGKNTKSTIISKGISAGKSQNSYRGLVKVMPSAKGARNFSQCDSLLMGNECGAHTFPYIEIKDPTAQLEHEATTSKIGEDQIFYCNQRGIDTERAIALIVNGFSKEVLNKLPMEFAIEAQKLLEISLEGSVG, from the coding sequence ATGAGTAAATACACTGAAGACGATTTAAGAGTCGATCTAGAAAATAAAAAATACGAATTCGGGTGGGAAACGAAGATAGATTATGAAGACTTTCCAATAGGCTTGAATGAAGATATTGTCCGTGCGATCTCCGCTAAAAAAGAGGAGCCCGAATGGATGACTGAATGGCGTTTGGAATCTTTCAGGATCTGGCTGAAAATGACAGAACCTACCTGGGCTAACATTAAATACGAAAAACCTGATTTCCAGGCTATCCGTTACTATGCAGCCCCGAAAGCCAAGCCGGAATTAGAAAGCCTGGATCAGGTAGATCCTGAGCTTTTAAAAACTTTTGAGAAACTTGGAATCAATATTGAAGAGCAGAAAAGGCTTTCAGGAGTTGCTGTAGATATCGTTATAGATTCAGTTTCCGTAAAGACTACGTTTCAGGATACCTTAATGGAAAAAGGAATTATTTTCTGTTCCATTTCTGAAGCAATTAAAAACCATCCTGATTTAGTAAGAAAATACTTAGGAAAAGTAGTTCCTAGAGGAGATAATTTCTATTCAGCACTGAATTCCGCAGTTTTCTCTGACGGAAGTTTCTGCTATATTCCAAAAGGGGTAAGATGCCCGATGGAGCTCTCAACATATTTCCGTATCAATCAGGCGGGAACAGGACAGTTCGAAAGAACCCTTGTAATCGCTGATGAAGGAAGCTATGTTTCTTATCTTGAAGGATGTACAGCGCCATCAAGAGATGAAAACCAGCTTCACGCTGCCGTTGTTGAGCTGATTGCAATGGATGATGCAGAAATTAAATACTCTACTGTTCAAAACTGGTACCCGGGGAATGAAGAAGGAAAAGGAGGAGTATTCAACTTTGTAACAAAAAGAGGACTTTGCGAAAGAAATGCAAAAATCTCATGGACACAGGTGGAAACAGGGTCTGCCGTAACGTGGAAATATCCTTCCTGTATCCTGAAAGGGGATAATTCTATCGGTGAGTTCTACTCTATTGCTGTGACCAATAATCACCAATATGCAGATACCGGCACCAAAATGATCCATATTGGAAAAAACACTAAATCCACGATCATTTCAAAAGGTATTTCTGCAGGTAAATCTCAGAATTCATACAGAGGTCTGGTAAAAGTAATGCCTTCTGCAAAAGGAGCAAGAAACTTTTCACAGTGTGATTCTCTGCTGATGGGTAATGAATGTGGTGCACACACCTTCCCTTATATTGAAATCAAAGATCCCACCGCACAGCTGGAACATGAGGCTACCACCTCAAAAATCGGGGAAGACCAGATCTTCTACTGTAATCAGAGAGGAATTGACACAGAAAGAGCTATCGCATTGATTGTGAATGGTTTCAGCAAAGAAGTATTGAACAAACTTCCTATGGAGTTTGCCATTGAGGCCCAGAAATTACTGGAGATTTCTCTGGAAGGATCTGTAGGATAA
- the sufC gene encoding Fe-S cluster assembly ATPase SufC gives MLEIKNLHARIEDGAEILKGINLEIKPGEVHAIMGPNGAGKSTLSSVIAGKEDYEVTDGEIIFGGENIIEDAPEERAHKGIFLSFQYPVEIPGVSVTNFIKAALNETRKANGLEDMPAKEMLALIREKSEQLGIKKDFLSRSLNEGFSGGEKKRNEIFQMMMLNPKLAILDETDSGLDIDALRIVADGVNAFKNEGNAVLLITHYQRLLNYIQPDFVHVLANGKIIKTGDKSLALELEEKGYDWLLN, from the coding sequence ATGTTAGAAATAAAAAACCTACACGCCAGAATTGAAGATGGCGCAGAAATTTTAAAAGGTATTAATCTTGAAATAAAACCTGGGGAAGTTCATGCTATCATGGGTCCCAACGGAGCTGGAAAATCTACCCTTTCTTCTGTAATTGCAGGAAAAGAAGATTACGAAGTTACAGACGGAGAAATCATTTTTGGAGGAGAAAATATTATTGAAGATGCTCCTGAAGAAAGAGCACACAAAGGAATTTTCCTTTCTTTCCAGTATCCTGTAGAGATTCCCGGCGTTTCTGTAACCAACTTCATTAAAGCTGCTTTAAATGAAACAAGAAAGGCAAACGGTTTGGAAGATATGCCGGCAAAAGAAATGCTAGCCCTTATCCGTGAAAAATCTGAGCAGTTAGGTATAAAAAAAGATTTCCTTTCAAGATCACTGAACGAAGGTTTCTCCGGAGGTGAGAAGAAAAGAAACGAAATATTCCAGATGATGATGCTTAATCCTAAACTGGCTATTCTTGATGAAACCGATTCAGGACTGGACATCGATGCTTTAAGGATTGTTGCAGATGGCGTAAATGCTTTTAAAAATGAAGGGAACGCTGTTCTTTTGATTACTCACTATCAAAGATTGCTTAACTATATCCAGCCTGACTTCGTTCACGTTCTGGCTAACGGGAAAATCATCAAAACCGGTGATAAATCTCTTGCCCTGGAGCTCGAAGAAAAAGGTTACGACTGGCTTCTTAACTAA
- the dprA gene encoding DNA-processing protein DprA, whose protein sequence is MITEEYLYAIALRECSLIGDINFQKLIKSFGSAEEAWKKAKKDYSKTDGLGRKTVAEIGNKDYLEFAEKEIQFCEKNNIRIKLRHLKELSSLLNECDDAPAILYQKGNFDDSLQKLSIVGTRNMTSYGKQFIEDFFEASQSSKYISVSGLALGVDREVHEQSLHYKVPTIAVLAHGFHTLYPSKNKKLSERILQEGGSLITEFNSSRKPDRENFIQRNRIIAGISPSTIVVETGFGGGSISTATFANDYNREIFALPGKITDPNSQGCNQLIFQNKATAISTIKDLMDSLGFNLSKEKTGELFPYSETEVQLTEIQGTVYQTIKAHPQVSLDDLAEKISVPSYKILPTILELELLGKVKSFSGRQFVAI, encoded by the coding sequence ATGATCACTGAAGAATATCTCTATGCAATTGCCCTGCGCGAATGCAGCCTGATCGGCGATATTAATTTTCAAAAGCTTATAAAATCCTTCGGAAGTGCTGAAGAAGCCTGGAAAAAAGCAAAAAAGGATTATTCAAAGACCGACGGCCTGGGGAGAAAAACAGTGGCCGAGATCGGCAACAAAGATTATCTGGAATTTGCAGAAAAAGAAATACAATTCTGCGAAAAGAATAATATCCGGATTAAACTCCGCCACCTTAAGGAACTTTCCAGTCTGCTTAATGAATGTGATGATGCTCCTGCAATCCTTTATCAAAAAGGAAACTTTGATGATTCCCTGCAAAAACTGAGCATCGTAGGAACCAGGAATATGACTTCTTATGGAAAGCAATTTATAGAAGATTTCTTTGAAGCATCCCAATCTTCTAAATACATATCTGTGAGCGGATTAGCTCTTGGAGTAGACAGGGAAGTTCACGAACAGTCCCTTCACTATAAAGTTCCGACAATAGCGGTCCTTGCCCACGGATTTCACACCTTATACCCCTCCAAAAACAAAAAATTATCTGAAAGGATTCTCCAGGAGGGCGGATCATTAATTACAGAATTCAATTCCTCCCGGAAACCGGACCGTGAAAATTTTATTCAGCGAAATAGAATTATAGCTGGAATTTCTCCTTCAACCATAGTGGTGGAAACCGGTTTTGGCGGCGGCTCAATAAGCACGGCAACCTTTGCCAATGATTATAACCGTGAGATATTTGCCCTTCCCGGAAAGATAACAGATCCTAACAGTCAGGGATGCAATCAGCTGATTTTTCAAAATAAAGCAACTGCCATTTCCACCATTAAGGATCTGATGGATTCGCTTGGGTTCAATCTCTCAAAAGAAAAAACGGGTGAACTGTTTCCATACAGCGAGACGGAGGTTCAACTTACTGAAATTCAAGGAACCGTATATCAGACGATCAAAGCCCATCCTCAGGTATCTCTGGACGATCTGGCTGAGAAGATTTCAGTGCCATCTTATAAAATTCTTCCTACAATTTTAGAATTGGAGCTTTTGGGGAAAGTAAAATCATTTTCCGGGAGACAATTTGTGGCAATCTGA
- the sufD gene encoding Fe-S cluster assembly protein SufD codes for MALYDQIIDNHGEFLESLRHRFLDGERKSALQKFENLGFPTKKDEEYKYTGIKEITEKNYNFFPKESHNITKEQLDQLHLGEENFDWIVFVNGKLHKELSRVSIENVEFLSFNYALNDEKHKEVFNTYFNTIASKDTAFTNLNLAYCKYGFFLKVPKNVVIEKPIHIFYISQNQEENTFYNTRNLLIVEEGAKVEVIESHHNFDSTYVLTNSVTEIFTYPNAKADWHKLQNDNNTSYLIDSTFARQEKDSLTTVNTFSFGGKLVRNNLDFIHNGSNINSFMNGITIIGKDQLVDHHTAVHHNFPNCESYQNYKGIFDGNAHGVFNGKVFVDKIAQKTNAYQQNNNVLLSEGATIDTKPQLEIFADDVKCSHGCTVGQLNEDALFYLRARGISKKEAQALLLYAFANDAMQNIDIEPLKEKISKLLAEKLQVDIEF; via the coding sequence ATGGCTTTATACGATCAGATTATTGACAATCACGGTGAATTTTTGGAGAGTCTTCGTCACAGATTTCTGGATGGAGAAAGAAAATCCGCTCTTCAAAAGTTCGAAAACTTAGGTTTTCCGACAAAAAAAGACGAAGAATATAAATATACCGGCATAAAAGAAATTACGGAAAAAAACTATAATTTTTTCCCTAAAGAAAGTCACAATATTACCAAAGAACAGCTGGATCAGCTGCATTTGGGTGAAGAAAATTTTGACTGGATTGTTTTTGTGAACGGTAAACTTCATAAAGAACTTTCAAGAGTTTCTATCGAGAATGTAGAATTTCTTTCATTCAACTATGCTTTGAATGATGAAAAACATAAAGAAGTATTCAATACCTATTTCAATACTATTGCTTCTAAGGATACTGCTTTCACTAACCTGAACCTTGCTTACTGCAAATACGGTTTCTTTTTGAAAGTTCCGAAAAATGTGGTCATTGAAAAACCAATCCACATTTTCTACATCTCTCAGAACCAGGAAGAAAATACATTCTACAATACAAGAAACTTACTGATTGTAGAGGAAGGAGCTAAAGTGGAAGTTATAGAAAGCCACCATAATTTCGACAGTACATATGTACTTACGAATTCTGTGACGGAAATCTTTACCTATCCTAACGCAAAAGCAGACTGGCACAAGCTTCAGAATGACAACAACACGTCATATCTTATCGACAGCACTTTCGCAAGACAGGAAAAAGACAGCTTAACTACTGTAAACACGTTCTCTTTCGGAGGAAAACTGGTAAGAAACAATCTGGATTTCATTCATAACGGAAGCAATATCAATTCTTTCATGAACGGGATTACGATCATAGGAAAAGATCAGCTTGTGGACCACCATACGGCAGTTCACCACAATTTCCCGAACTGTGAAAGCTACCAGAATTATAAAGGTATTTTTGACGGAAATGCACACGGTGTTTTCAACGGAAAAGTTTTCGTAGACAAAATTGCCCAGAAAACCAATGCTTACCAACAAAACAACAATGTATTGCTAAGTGAAGGCGCTACTATTGACACCAAGCCTCAGCTGGAGATCTTTGCTGATGATGTAAAATGCTCCCACGGCTGTACAGTAGGCCAGCTGAATGAAGATGCCCTGTTCTATTTAAGAGCAAGAGGAATTTCCAAAAAAGAAGCTCAGGCACTGCTTTTATATGCTTTTGCCAATGATGCAATGCAGAACATTGATATTGAACCGCTTAAAGAAAAAATTTCAAAACTTTTAGCTGAAAAGCTACAGGTTGATATAGAATTTTAA
- a CDS encoding DUF3078 domain-containing protein — MKKILLAASISFGISAMAQEVKPEAATTDTVKAWSIQGQNTLMLNQAAFSNWVGGGANNVGWLAGVNYNLTYEKGKDLWENIIILGYGQNNTKGIGTRKTQDVINLSTNYGREFAKNWYLSGGMSLQTQFAGGYEDGNNPEAKKISNFMAPGYLNIGAGVTYRPNDNFTMTLRPANARWTFVLDEDLQTAGTYGLKNDGDSSLFQFGFLGTAIYKIKIMENINLTNTASVFSNYLDHPDRLVLGYSGVLNMKINKFISTNITLDLLYDHNQIQKTQLKQTLGVGFAYNIDNGKKRSDKKENQSWLK, encoded by the coding sequence ATGAAAAAAATTTTATTGGCCGCTTCCATTTCTTTTGGAATCAGTGCAATGGCTCAGGAAGTTAAGCCTGAAGCTGCTACAACAGATACTGTGAAAGCATGGTCCATCCAGGGCCAGAATACATTGATGCTCAACCAGGCTGCATTTTCAAACTGGGTTGGCGGTGGGGCCAATAATGTGGGCTGGCTTGCCGGAGTAAACTATAACCTTACCTATGAAAAAGGAAAAGACCTCTGGGAAAACATCATCATTTTAGGATACGGACAGAATAATACAAAGGGAATCGGAACCAGAAAAACACAGGATGTGATCAACCTGTCTACCAATTACGGGCGTGAATTTGCTAAAAACTGGTACCTTTCAGGAGGGATGAGCCTTCAGACCCAGTTTGCAGGCGGTTATGAAGACGGAAATAATCCTGAAGCAAAAAAAATATCGAATTTTATGGCTCCGGGATATCTTAATATAGGTGCCGGGGTTACCTACCGTCCCAATGATAACTTTACAATGACCCTTCGTCCTGCGAATGCAAGATGGACTTTTGTATTGGATGAAGATCTCCAGACCGCAGGAACCTATGGGCTTAAAAACGACGGGGATTCTTCTCTGTTCCAGTTCGGTTTCCTGGGAACCGCTATTTATAAGATCAAAATCATGGAAAATATTAATCTGACGAATACAGCTTCGGTATTTTCAAACTATCTTGATCACCCTGACCGTTTGGTGCTTGGATATAGCGGAGTTCTTAATATGAAGATCAATAAGTTTATTTCAACGAATATTACACTGGATCTGCTGTATGACCATAATCAAATTCAGAAAACACAGTTAAAACAGACTTTGGGAGTAGGTTTTGCCTATAATATAGATAACGGAAAAAAACGTTCCGATAAGAAAGAAAACCAGTCCTGGCTGAAATAA
- a CDS encoding GLPGLI family protein has translation MKKLGILALAFFMQHISAQSNRFVYQVTMKPDAENKSDIKTENAYLDISAEKSLFYSENRYKRDSILQKAFQGGGGRGSISREQMEGVRTNINYSVEKDKASQKTLFKDRIGRDLYSYEEDRPLNWKMSSETTKIGEYKVQKATTDFAGRQWTAWFTTDLPYQDGPYKFGGLPGLIVKVEDDKGDYSFDLMKNYKIPEIATLNQFGNTLKVKRADYLKQQAKFKTDPMSFMQNSGGGGFPSAPMSIGGGRGGNQNPADMRKRMEERVKEEAKKNSNPIELQ, from the coding sequence ATGAAAAAATTAGGAATTCTTGCTTTAGCATTTTTTATGCAACATATTTCTGCGCAAAGCAATCGCTTTGTATATCAGGTGACTATGAAGCCGGATGCAGAAAACAAAAGCGATATTAAAACTGAAAATGCCTATTTAGATATTTCCGCTGAAAAATCTCTTTTTTATTCTGAAAACAGGTATAAAAGGGATTCTATTCTACAGAAAGCATTTCAGGGCGGAGGGGGAAGAGGCTCTATCAGCAGAGAACAGATGGAAGGCGTGAGAACCAACATCAACTATTCTGTTGAAAAGGATAAAGCCAGTCAGAAAACACTTTTTAAAGACAGGATTGGCAGAGATCTTTACTCTTACGAGGAAGACCGTCCCCTGAACTGGAAAATGTCTTCTGAAACCACGAAGATAGGCGAGTATAAAGTTCAGAAAGCAACCACAGATTTTGCCGGAAGACAGTGGACAGCATGGTTTACAACAGATCTGCCTTATCAGGACGGACCTTATAAATTCGGTGGTCTTCCGGGACTGATTGTAAAGGTGGAAGATGATAAAGGTGACTATTCTTTTGACTTGATGAAGAATTATAAAATCCCTGAAATTGCAACACTGAATCAGTTTGGAAATACTTTAAAGGTAAAAAGAGCAGATTATCTAAAACAGCAGGCTAAATTTAAAACAGACCCGATGTCGTTCATGCAGAATAGTGGCGGTGGAGGCTTTCCTTCAGCACCAATGTCCATTGGCGGAGGCAGGGGAGGAAATCAGAATCCGGCTGATATGAGGAAGAGAATGGAGGAAAGAGTAAAAGAGGAAGCCAAGAAAAACAGCAACCCGATTGAACTGCAATAA
- a CDS encoding DUF3078 domain-containing protein codes for MKKFLLILSFSIGIYASAQEELKKDSVVVDTVKYWSVLGKNTLMINQAAFSNWVGGGANNVGWLAGVNYNITYEKDNDLWENIIALDYGQNDTKGLGVRKTQDVMNISTNYGRKFSNSWYFSAGAGLQSQFYKGYEDGNNPAAKKISNFMAPGYLNLGMGITYRPNDNLTVTMRPINARWTFVLDKDLQFAGSYGLKNDGDTSLLQFGFLGTALYKVKLMENINITNTASVFSNYLDHPERLVLAYGAVVNFKVNKFISSNVTLDLLYDHNQIQKTQLKQTLGIGFAYTLNNGVKRSDRKDSQWWIKK; via the coding sequence ATGAAGAAGTTTTTATTGATTCTTTCCTTTTCTATAGGGATTTATGCAAGTGCACAAGAAGAATTGAAAAAAGATTCAGTAGTCGTGGATACAGTAAAATACTGGTCGGTATTGGGAAAAAATACTCTGATGATCAATCAGGCTGCCTTTTCAAACTGGGTGGGCGGTGGAGCCAACAATGTAGGCTGGCTTGCCGGAGTGAATTACAATATTACCTATGAAAAAGATAATGATCTATGGGAAAATATTATTGCCCTGGATTATGGACAGAATGATACTAAGGGGCTTGGTGTAAGGAAAACACAAGACGTAATGAATATTTCCACCAATTATGGGCGGAAATTCTCTAATAGCTGGTATTTTTCCGCAGGGGCGGGATTACAGTCACAATTTTATAAAGGATATGAAGACGGGAATAATCCGGCGGCTAAAAAAATATCCAATTTTATGGCTCCCGGTTATCTGAACCTCGGGATGGGTATTACATACAGGCCTAATGACAATCTTACGGTAACCATGCGTCCTATCAACGCCAGATGGACTTTCGTTCTGGATAAAGACTTGCAGTTCGCAGGAAGTTATGGTTTGAAAAATGACGGGGATACTTCACTTTTGCAGTTCGGTTTTCTGGGAACAGCTTTATACAAAGTAAAACTGATGGAGAATATTAATATAACCAATACTGCTTCTGTATTCTCCAATTATCTGGACCATCCGGAACGGCTGGTTCTTGCTTACGGAGCTGTTGTAAACTTCAAAGTCAATAAATTCATATCATCTAATGTCACTTTGGATCTGCTGTACGATCATAACCAAATCCAGAAAACACAGCTAAAGCAGACGCTTGGGATAGGCTTTGCCTACACTTTAAATAATGGTGTAAAGCGGTCTGACCGAAAAGACAGCCAATGGTGGATTAAAAAATAA
- a CDS encoding HesB/IscA family protein: MIKVSDQAKAKAIQLMTEEGFNPAEDYIRVGVKSGGCSGLEYVLRFDNQKTDTDQLFEDNNVKIVIDKKSILYLAGTTLEYSGGLNGKGFVFNNPNASRTCGCGESFSL; the protein is encoded by the coding sequence ATGATAAAAGTATCAGACCAAGCAAAGGCAAAAGCCATCCAGCTGATGACAGAGGAAGGCTTCAACCCTGCTGAAGATTATATAAGAGTGGGGGTAAAAAGCGGAGGATGCTCTGGTTTAGAGTATGTTTTAAGGTTCGACAACCAAAAGACAGATACTGATCAGCTTTTTGAAGACAATAATGTGAAAATTGTTATTGACAAAAAATCTATCCTCTATTTGGCAGGAACTACTCTTGAATATTCAGGAGGATTAAACGGAAAAGGATTTGTTTTCAACAATCCTAATGCATCCAGAACGTGTGGATGTGGGGAATCTTTCAGTCTTTAA